The region GGCCGTCTCGATATAAGCCGGCTTGTCCAGATCGTCGGGCGCCCTGGCAATCAGCCCGGCGATGCGAAGCTGGGTGGCAACGATCCTGTTGGCGGTGATGGTGGCGGTCTCATCGCCGTACGCGCCGGCATGGGCGACCCCCCGGCAGGCGCCGAGGATTATTATGTCCCGGCCGGCGATCACCTGGGCGCCGGGGTTGACGTCGCCGATGACAACCACCGACCCGGGATGGACGACCTTCTGGCCGCTCCTCACCGTCCTGGCGACGACCAGGGCGTTTATCTCGTACCCGTCCCGCTCGGCGGTTGCCGGGGCATCTTCTTCTCCGTCGCGGCCGTCGGGCCACTCCGGCGCGCAGACCAGCCCGAATTCGCCGAACACGGCGTCAAGCTGCCGCCTTTCGTCGGCGCCAAGCCGGGCGGCCGGCACTTTCACCATCGTACCGCGGGGGAAAAACTCTTCAGCGGCGGCCAGTTTGGCGGCCAACTGCTCCAGGGCGGCGGCGAAGTTTTCCGTGTTCAGAACAAGCTGCACCTCGCCGTTAACTCCTTTGAAGGCTACCATTTCGCCCTTTGCGGCCACAAAACCACCCTCGTAAATAACATAACACTGCTACCTTTCAGTAAATTCGCGCCGTCCGCCGATAATCCTGCCAATAATTCACAACCAAGGCCGAAATCGCCGCTAAATCTTGAAAATATGGCGATGACGGAAGCGGAAACGGATATGCTTTTCGAAATACTCGTCGCGGGAAACGGCGGTCATAAGCGATTCGTATACCACAAGGGGAACATCGCGGTACTCGCGCACGCCGCCGGCGTGAAACTCCACCTCAAGAACCCTGGTTTCGGCATCATAGCGGACAGAACGCAGGTTGGACTTCACTGTTGTTCCGCGCATGGTCATGCCGCCTTTCACTTGTCTTCCGGCCACCAATCGGCCTTGATATGATTTTTCTCGCCCAACGCCGTTTCTCCTGCCAATAACTCCCACCTGCGGCAAATAATCCGTCCAAACCGTCC is a window of Selenomonadales bacterium 4137-cl DNA encoding:
- a CDS encoding septum site-determining protein MinC, which codes for MAAKGEMVAFKGVNGEVQLVLNTENFAAALEQLAAKLAAAEEFFPRGTMVKVPAARLGADERRQLDAVFGEFGLVCAPEWPDGRDGEEDAPATAERDGYEINALVVARTVRSGQKVVHPGSVVVIGDVNPGAQVIAGRDIIILGACRGVAHAGAYGDETATITANRIVATQLRIAGLIARAPDDLDKPAYIETARIKEGSVVIEPANR
- a CDS encoding KTSC domain-containing protein: MRGTTVKSNLRSVRYDAETRVLEVEFHAGGVREYRDVPLVVYESLMTAVSRDEYFEKHIRFRFRHRHIFKI